Within the Coriobacteriia bacterium genome, the region GGCCCCTATAAGTTGACTATTGAAGAGGTGAGCGTACGCTCCGCCTGCCCTCACAAGCTCCTCATGCTTTCCCCGCTCGACGATTTGCCCATCGCTGACCACCAAAAGCTGATCGGCGGCAACAACTGTCGCAAGACGATGAGCGATAACGATTAACGTCTTCACACCATGAAGATCATTAAGCGTCTTTTGAATATAGCCTTCCGACTCAGAATCAAGAGCGCTTGTCGGTTCATC harbors:
- a CDS encoding ATP-binding cassette domain-containing protein: MFVYDLPNGLESKLGDRGVRFSGGERQRIAMARVLLEDADILVFDEPTSALDSESEGYIQKTLNDLHGVKTLIVIAHRLATVVAADQLLVVSDGQIVERGKHEELVRAGGAYAHLFNSQLIGADGQTQS